A stretch of bacterium DNA encodes these proteins:
- a CDS encoding universal stress protein: MTTLRRILVAIDASPASLAAAEAAAELSKQLSAELEGVFVREHELLALAGSPLARHLDLFTASIREFEARDLDRDLTRQAARAGAALGEIAKRAGVEHRFRVAQGTVATEIARASDEVDLVILGAMGWSSRSRARTGSTVRELLLRRDKHTLVLERWVGIQAPIRVACNGTAIGARALEVAISIAKAAGQTVEAVLTEPDSDELRRQVLEALEGAEVAGSITELSGRAGRTGHDLVAGEHGLLLLPQDLSELDVEQVLEEASTPILLVS; encoded by the coding sequence TTGACGACACTTCGACGAATCTTGGTCGCCATTGACGCCTCTCCGGCAAGCCTGGCGGCCGCCGAGGCGGCGGCCGAGCTGTCCAAGCAGCTGAGCGCGGAGCTCGAAGGCGTATTCGTTCGAGAGCACGAGCTCTTGGCGTTGGCCGGCTCGCCGTTGGCGCGGCATCTCGACCTGTTCACCGCCTCGATTCGCGAGTTCGAGGCGCGCGATCTCGATCGAGATCTCACTCGGCAGGCGGCAAGAGCCGGGGCGGCTCTTGGCGAAATCGCCAAGCGAGCCGGGGTAGAGCACAGGTTTCGGGTCGCCCAGGGCACGGTGGCGACCGAGATCGCCCGCGCCTCGGACGAAGTCGACCTGGTGATTCTGGGCGCGATGGGCTGGTCGTCTCGGTCCCGAGCTCGGACCGGCTCGACCGTGCGCGAGCTACTGTTGCGCCGGGACAAGCACACCCTGGTGCTGGAGCGTTGGGTGGGCATCCAAGCGCCGATACGGGTGGCCTGCAATGGCACGGCTATCGGTGCCCGTGCCTTGGAGGTGGCCATCAGCATCGCCAAGGCCGCCGGGCAGACGGTCGAGGCGGTTCTGACGGAGCCGGATTCCGACGAGCTTCGCCGCCAGGTGCTCGAAGCTCTCGAAGGAGCAGAGGTGGCTGGCTCGATAACCGAGCTGTCTGGAAGAGCGGGCCGGACCGGTCATGATCTCGTGGCCGGCGAGCATGGCCTTCTGCTGCTGCCGCAAGATCTCTCCGAGCTGGACGTCGAGCAGGTTCTGGAGGAGGCGAGCACCCCGATCCTCCTCGTGAGCTGA
- a CDS encoding PhnD/SsuA/transferrin family substrate-binding protein yields MMTTPGPSWLPRIGWSIAVLALVVFGWGLDRRQRLEAKGDEVLRMLFVPSVEQGTTVERADELARFIREDSGLILQTEVPTSYAAVIQALGSQQADVAWMPAFAYVIAHGRYGAEARLQVVRSAERDGIIVTRSGQGEPATLADLAGRSVAVPASVKGELRAKLVVALDEQAPGWTEVEAESDKVAVRLLVDRPFEIAAAASTHVFSGPYDLIGDGRKELEYDQPGTLERTRIVYETEEPVQDLDTVYRGCVMARRDSGIRRLGDLNGRSFAFSDETS; encoded by the coding sequence ATGATGACGACTCCCGGTCCTTCTTGGCTTCCACGCATCGGCTGGTCGATTGCCGTTCTTGCGCTTGTGGTTTTCGGCTGGGGGCTCGACCGTCGCCAGAGGCTCGAAGCCAAGGGCGACGAGGTGCTGCGGATGCTCTTCGTGCCTTCGGTCGAGCAGGGGACCACGGTCGAGCGCGCGGACGAGCTAGCTCGTTTCATTCGGGAAGACTCGGGTTTGATTCTCCAGACCGAAGTGCCGACCAGCTACGCGGCAGTCATCCAGGCGCTGGGCTCGCAGCAGGCCGACGTCGCCTGGATGCCCGCGTTTGCCTATGTGATCGCCCACGGGCGCTACGGGGCCGAGGCCCGTCTCCAAGTCGTGCGCAGCGCCGAGCGGGACGGCATCATCGTCACACGGAGCGGTCAGGGCGAGCCGGCGACACTCGCCGACCTGGCCGGTCGCAGTGTCGCCGTGCCGGCGTCGGTCAAGGGCGAGCTGCGCGCCAAGTTGGTGGTCGCCCTGGACGAGCAGGCGCCTGGGTGGACCGAGGTCGAGGCGGAGAGCGACAAGGTGGCCGTCCGACTGCTGGTCGACCGCCCCTTCGAGATCGCCGCCGCCGCTTCGACGCACGTCTTTTCAGGGCCCTACGACCTGATCGGCGACGGCCGCAAGGAGCTCGAGTACGACCAGCCCGGCACACTCGAGCGCACCCGGATCGTCTATGAGACCGAGGAGCCGGTACAGGATCTCGACACCGTCTATCGCGGCTGCGTGATGGCGAGACGGGATTCGGGCATCCGCCGGCTGGGAGATCTCAACGGTCGGAGCTTCGCCTTCTCGGACGAGACTTCGA
- a CDS encoding nucleoside phosphorylase → MTSSRSFGHSNNPGFACAERVLLLPFGRESYLPAMVERWGGEAVPMDETTDRIVYRLETADESVTLVYTGMGAPATANGLEMIVANGGKWVVVLGACGGVVPEVAVGDLIVAEEAVRGEGTSRYYASQETAAECDLAMTEALWKAARDTGYSEVHRGKVYTTDAGYRQGSEIYDGRHGRVLGVECECSAAAIVARTLGLQLGTILFVTDNVTLAEERDRKYRGLKDSRVRSGFEAASSAAVEALLARA, encoded by the coding sequence GTGACGTCGAGCCGCTCATTCGGTCACAGCAACAATCCCGGCTTCGCCTGTGCCGAGAGAGTTCTGCTGCTGCCGTTCGGAAGGGAGTCCTACCTGCCCGCGATGGTCGAGCGCTGGGGTGGCGAGGCGGTGCCGATGGACGAGACCACCGACCGGATCGTCTACCGGCTCGAGACGGCTGACGAGTCGGTGACGCTTGTCTACACCGGCATGGGGGCTCCGGCGACGGCGAACGGCCTGGAGATGATCGTCGCCAATGGTGGCAAATGGGTGGTGGTGTTGGGTGCCTGCGGCGGAGTGGTTCCGGAGGTCGCGGTGGGCGATCTCATCGTGGCCGAAGAGGCGGTGCGCGGAGAGGGTACGTCGCGCTACTACGCTTCTCAGGAAACGGCCGCGGAGTGCGATCTCGCAATGACCGAGGCTCTGTGGAAAGCGGCCCGCGATACCGGGTACTCCGAGGTGCATCGCGGCAAGGTCTACACGACCGACGCCGGCTACCGCCAGGGCTCCGAGATCTACGACGGTCGCCACGGCCGGGTGCTGGGCGTCGAGTGTGAATGCTCGGCAGCGGCGATCGTTGCCCGAACGCTTGGTCTCCAGCTGGGCACGATCCTGTTCGTCACGGACAACGTCACCCTGGCCGAGGAACGAGATCGGAAGTACCGCGGGTTGAAGGATTCAAGGGTGCGCTCGGGCTTCGAGGCAGCTTCGAGCGCGGCGGTCGAGGCGCTCTTGGCGCGGGCTTGA